A window of Formosa sp. Hel1_31_208 contains these coding sequences:
- the thrS gene encoding threonine--tRNA ligase, which translates to MINITLPDGTIKTFEAGITPMEVAKNISEGFARNVISANFNSETIETSTPILNDGSLVLYTWSNKEGKKAFWHSSSHVLAQALEELYPGIKLSIGPAIENGFYYDVDFGESTISEKDFKNIENKMIEIARGKHEFKMRSVSKGDALSLYKSQNNEYKVELIENLEDGTITFCDHSTFTDLCRGGHIPNTGIIKAVKLLSVAGAYWRGDENNKQLTRVYGISFPKQKELTEYLHLLEEAKKRDHRKLGKELELFTFSQKVGQGLPLWLPKGAALRERLENFLKSAQKKAGYEMVVTPHIGQKELYVTSGHFAKYGEDSFQPIKTPNEGEEFLLKPMNCPHHCEIYNTKPFSYKELPKRYAEFGTVYRYEQSGELHGLTRVRGFTQDDAHIFCTPDQLDKEFKDVIDLVLYVFGSLGFENFKAQVSLRDPNNPEKYIGSDENWKKAEDAILSAAIDKGLDYVVETGEAAFYGPKLDFMVKDALGRNWQLGTIQVDYNLPERFDLTYKGSDNELHRPVMIHRAPFGSMERFIAILLEHTGGNFPLWLMPEQVIVLSLSEKYEKYSEKVLNLLENNEIRALADNRNETIGKKIREAEMNKIPFMVIIGENEENENKISVRKHGGEDLGMISVEEFSQIIDKEINRTLKTFK; encoded by the coding sequence ATGATAAATATTACTTTACCTGATGGAACTATTAAAACTTTCGAAGCAGGAATAACTCCCATGGAAGTTGCTAAAAATATAAGTGAAGGGTTTGCACGAAATGTTATTTCAGCAAATTTCAATAGTGAAACTATAGAAACATCTACTCCTATATTAAATGATGGCTCTTTAGTTTTGTACACATGGTCAAATAAAGAAGGTAAAAAAGCGTTTTGGCATTCAAGTTCTCACGTCTTAGCTCAAGCATTAGAAGAACTCTATCCTGGAATAAAGCTATCTATTGGACCAGCCATAGAAAATGGGTTTTATTATGATGTTGATTTTGGTGAAAGTACTATTTCAGAAAAAGATTTCAAAAACATCGAAAATAAGATGATAGAAATCGCCAGAGGAAAGCACGAGTTTAAAATGCGATCAGTATCCAAAGGAGATGCTTTGTCATTATATAAGTCTCAAAACAATGAATATAAAGTTGAGTTAATTGAAAATCTAGAAGACGGCACTATTACATTTTGTGATCATTCAACATTTACAGATTTATGCAGAGGTGGCCATATTCCAAATACAGGTATTATAAAAGCCGTTAAACTTTTATCGGTTGCGGGTGCCTATTGGAGAGGTGATGAAAACAATAAACAACTCACTCGCGTTTATGGTATTTCGTTTCCGAAGCAAAAAGAACTGACAGAATATCTACATTTATTAGAGGAAGCAAAAAAACGAGATCACAGAAAACTTGGAAAAGAACTTGAGTTGTTTACTTTTTCACAAAAAGTAGGTCAAGGACTCCCATTATGGTTACCAAAAGGTGCCGCTCTGAGAGAACGTTTAGAAAACTTTCTAAAAAGTGCCCAGAAAAAAGCCGGATATGAAATGGTTGTTACGCCTCATATCGGACAAAAAGAGCTTTATGTTACATCTGGTCATTTTGCTAAATACGGTGAAGACAGTTTTCAACCTATTAAAACACCAAATGAAGGTGAAGAATTCTTGCTAAAACCAATGAATTGCCCTCATCATTGTGAAATATATAATACAAAACCCTTTTCATATAAAGAACTACCTAAACGCTATGCTGAGTTTGGCACAGTATATAGGTATGAGCAAAGTGGTGAATTACATGGTCTTACTAGAGTAAGAGGCTTCACTCAAGATGATGCGCATATTTTTTGTACACCTGATCAACTTGATAAAGAATTTAAAGACGTTATAGATCTTGTGTTATATGTCTTTGGCTCTTTAGGTTTTGAAAACTTTAAGGCTCAAGTATCACTAAGAGACCCTAATAATCCAGAAAAATATATTGGTAGTGATGAGAACTGGAAAAAAGCAGAAGATGCTATTCTCAGTGCAGCAATTGATAAAGGATTAGATTATGTTGTGGAGACTGGTGAAGCGGCCTTTTATGGTCCGAAATTGGATTTTATGGTTAAAGATGCTTTAGGCAGAAATTGGCAACTTGGAACAATTCAAGTGGATTACAATTTACCTGAACGTTTCGATTTAACCTATAAAGGAAGTGATAATGAACTTCATCGGCCAGTTATGATTCATCGCGCACCGTTTGGAAGTATGGAACGCTTTATTGCCATTTTACTAGAGCATACGGGAGGTAACTTCCCTCTTTGGTTAATGCCAGAACAAGTTATTGTACTGTCGTTAAGTGAGAAATATGAAAAATACAGTGAAAAAGTTTTAAATTTGCTAGAAAATAACGAAATTCGCGCCCTCGCAGATAATAGAAATGAAACGATCGGTAAGAAAATCCGTGAAGCCGAAATGAACAAAATACCGTTTATGGTTATTATTGGCGAGAACGAAGAAAACGAGAATAAGATTTCTGTCAGAAAACATGGAGGTGAAGATTTAGGCATGATTAGTGTAGAAGAGTTTTCACAAATTATTGACAAAGAAATCAATAGAACATTAAAAACATTTAAGTAA
- the infC gene encoding translation initiation factor IF-3, with protein MRRRHNPKRVVKEDQHKINSKIRAEKVRLVGDNIEVGIYSTKDALAIADEQGLDLVEISPKADPPVCKVMDYKKFLYEQKKREKALKAKASKVTVKEIRFGPQTDDHDYEFKKKHAEKFLKDGAKLKAFVFFKGRSIIFKEQGQILLLRLAQDLEELGKVEQMPRLEGKRMTMFIAPKKVK; from the coding sequence ATACGTAGAAGACACAACCCTAAGCGAGTAGTAAAAGAAGACCAGCACAAAATTAACTCTAAAATTAGAGCCGAAAAAGTACGACTTGTCGGTGACAACATAGAGGTAGGTATTTATTCGACTAAAGACGCTTTAGCCATTGCCGATGAGCAGGGCTTAGATCTTGTTGAAATATCACCAAAAGCTGATCCTCCTGTCTGTAAGGTTATGGATTACAAAAAGTTTCTTTATGAACAAAAGAAACGAGAAAAGGCACTAAAGGCAAAAGCCTCGAAAGTGACTGTAAAAGAAATTCGTTTTGGTCCTCAAACTGATGATCACGATTACGAATTTAAAAAGAAACATGCTGAAAAGTTCCTGAAAGATGGTGCAAAACTCAAAGCTTTTGTTTTTTTTAAAGGACGTTCGATAATATTTAAAGAACAAGGTCAGATTTTATTGTTGCGATTAGCACAAGACCTTGAAGAGTTAGGTAAAGTTGAACAAATGCCTCGATTAGAAGGTAAGCGTATGACAATGTTCATTGCGCCAAAAAAAGTAAAATAA
- the rpmI gene encoding 50S ribosomal protein L35, with product MPKMKTKSSAKKRFKLTGTGKIKRKHAFKSHILTKKSKKRKLALTHDTLVHKADENNIKTMLRLK from the coding sequence ATGCCTAAAATGAAAACAAAATCAAGTGCTAAGAAACGTTTTAAACTAACTGGCACTGGTAAGATTAAAAGAAAGCATGCTTTTAAGAGTCATATTTTGACAAAAAAATCTAAAAAGCGAAAGCTAGCTTTAACTCATGACACTTTGGTACACAAAGCAGATGAGAACAATATTAAAACAATGTTACGTTTAAAGTAA
- the rplT gene encoding 50S ribosomal protein L20 — MPRSVNSVAKRARRKKVLKQAKGYFGRRKNVWTVAKNAVDKAMQYSYRDRRVKKRTFRSLWIMRINAGARMHGMSYSKFMGKLKANNIELNRKVLADLAMNNPEAFEAIVNKVK; from the coding sequence ATGCCAAGATCAGTAAATTCAGTAGCAAAAAGGGCCAGAAGAAAAAAGGTTCTTAAGCAAGCAAAAGGTTACTTTGGAAGACGTAAAAACGTTTGGACAGTAGCGAAAAATGCGGTTGACAAAGCGATGCAATATTCGTATAGAGACCGTAGAGTAAAAAAGAGAACGTTCCGTTCGTTATGGATAATGCGTATTAACGCAGGTGCAAGAATGCATGGAATGAGCTATTCAAAGTTTATGGGGAAATTAAAAGCTAATAATATCGAATTGAACCGAAAAGTTCTTGCAGATTTAGCAATGAATAATCCAGAAGCTTTTGAAGCCATAGTAAATAAAGTAAAGTAA
- a CDS encoding lipopolysaccharide assembly protein LapB: protein MNLKGFFKECHKKEVFKMLSIYIVSSWVLLQVLALISEPIGIPQKSITYLIVILLVGFPVYIYGIWKFKLLKYEIQQTEDPNTPYNKSAFQKMYFSSLFVIGIISGISITLIVKNSFQTSFSLEKIESNNKIAVLEFENTTTNENLNNVGKIASNWVIHAITENQLGQVISPKLINDYTSILKSKAENKDLNNLLKNYFKPDKVIVGVYYEENGKLLLQGSIKDGLIDETLISFETIVCDPNSPLDCAEKLKQEILGYLSTVGKQDNLGYILNKDNKTMSSYYEETPPNYEAYQYLVNALENRGNDNIFLELINKSIATDPSFFEPKIHKIAFYYNKEQYKIADSLRLLIDVKSKLNNRQENIMLFYESILKGKNDKAYRAHSEEYKKAYKDLGTNMSQMTIALQKVNLPEDIENIFNEIPMEDLNLENCSRCGYRYYMKSLADVELGKYEQVTKTLLPITNIIEDNYLKRPLISAFVKSGKFVELEKYLSDYELIASQNDIDYLMAFTGIQFINSNQIEEANKYFNKIITSENSNLDPINLAQAFYFKGDFIKAQELYKTLHDNNPSNIKYVVHLAISYFNNGNFEAAKTCIDKLDGLRADYQFGAIDYAWAQYYTVIGDKVKAIEFLLKAVVQGYDYTPSTFQNDPHFRTIKDSPEFNNRIMNYWKNKTL, encoded by the coding sequence ATGAACCTAAAAGGTTTTTTTAAAGAATGTCATAAAAAGGAAGTATTTAAAATGCTTTCAATTTATATTGTATCGAGCTGGGTGCTTCTTCAAGTCTTAGCACTGATATCAGAGCCTATTGGAATTCCTCAAAAGAGTATCACGTACCTGATCGTAATTCTATTAGTTGGATTTCCTGTTTACATATATGGCATATGGAAATTTAAACTGCTCAAATACGAAATCCAGCAAACTGAAGACCCTAATACTCCATACAACAAAAGTGCATTTCAAAAAATGTACTTTTCTTCTTTATTTGTGATTGGAATTATTTCTGGTATTTCAATAACACTAATTGTTAAAAATAGTTTTCAAACTAGTTTTTCCTTAGAAAAAATTGAAAGTAACAACAAAATTGCTGTATTAGAATTTGAGAACACAACCACAAATGAAAACCTCAATAATGTTGGTAAAATAGCATCAAATTGGGTTATTCATGCGATAACTGAAAACCAACTTGGCCAAGTTATTTCTCCCAAATTGATAAATGATTACACCAGTATTTTAAAATCGAAAGCAGAAAATAAAGATCTCAATAACTTATTGAAAAATTATTTTAAACCTGATAAAGTAATTGTTGGTGTTTATTACGAAGAAAATGGTAAGCTTTTACTTCAAGGCTCTATTAAAGATGGTTTAATTGATGAAACACTCATATCATTTGAAACCATTGTTTGCGATCCTAATTCGCCATTGGATTGTGCCGAAAAATTGAAGCAAGAAATTCTCGGTTATTTATCAACAGTCGGTAAACAAGATAATCTTGGCTATATTCTTAATAAAGATAATAAAACGATGTCGTCCTACTATGAGGAAACACCGCCTAACTATGAAGCGTATCAGTATCTTGTGAATGCACTCGAAAATAGAGGTAATGATAACATTTTTTTAGAATTAATAAATAAGTCGATAGCAACAGATCCTAGTTTCTTTGAACCAAAAATTCATAAGATCGCTTTCTACTATAATAAGGAACAGTACAAAATTGCAGATTCGCTACGACTTTTAATTGACGTCAAATCAAAATTAAATAATCGACAAGAAAATATTATGTTGTTTTATGAGTCCATATTAAAAGGGAAAAATGATAAAGCCTATAGAGCTCACAGTGAAGAATATAAAAAAGCTTATAAAGACCTAGGAACTAATATGAGTCAAATGACCATTGCTTTGCAAAAGGTTAATCTTCCAGAAGACATTGAAAATATTTTCAATGAAATCCCCATGGAAGATCTAAATTTAGAAAATTGTTCGCGTTGTGGATATCGATATTATATGAAAAGCCTTGCTGATGTTGAATTAGGTAAATATGAACAAGTGACTAAAACACTTTTACCAATTACTAATATTATTGAAGACAATTATTTAAAGCGCCCATTAATTAGTGCTTTTGTGAAATCAGGAAAATTTGTTGAATTGGAAAAATATCTATCCGATTATGAATTAATTGCCTCTCAAAATGACATAGACTATTTGATGGCTTTTACAGGCATCCAATTTATAAATTCTAATCAAATCGAAGAAGCCAACAAATATTTCAACAAAATAATTACTAGTGAAAATTCAAATTTAGACCCCATTAATTTGGCACAAGCTTTTTATTTTAAAGGTGACTTTATAAAAGCACAAGAACTCTATAAAACATTGCATGACAATAACCCAAGTAATATCAAATATGTAGTCCATTTAGCCATTAGCTATTTTAACAACGGAAATTTTGAAGCTGCAAAAACATGCATAGATAAGTTGGATGGCTTAAGAGCAGATTATCAATTCGGCGCTATCGATTATGCTTGGGCTCAATATTACACGGTTATTGGAGATAAAGTCAAAGCTATCGAATTTCTTCTTAAGGCTGTTGTTCAAGGTTATGATTATACACCATCTACATTTCAAAATGACCCCCATTTTAGAACGATTAAAGACAGTCCTGAATTCAATAATCGCATTATGAACTATTGGAAAAATAAAACATTATGA
- a CDS encoding caspase family protein: MRTLDNAYALVIGVDCDQKTPQPERDAKAIYNVLCDQSLCGYKEENVRLLADKEATMQRILDELDDIIKKTDEKSSFLLYYSGHGGYSKQYNLSYLCPYDYGNDQSKHVTGKELREKISEMKSKRIFILFDCCHSGAFFEEKKDEIISQTISNNTRQQIIRENSTLEGLAQEIDDEQGMVIVASSQADEQSWGDFENDDYSVFTTCLMEAFKAENIKHKKYLPDEYIRTVNTINYVFERTPELINILKKRSDIVKDQTPYSNLQMSSDFAICYIPEELKHKIATNKFQKPSQNTETVISKNSNIELWERDEGNNLLLFVPGFSGESKGTFGDIPKLLQADSNFDGWAMKSLGYSSGVQPKLGKDIWGAIRDLDIIAGNLRTSIKNKFRNYDRIAIVAHSLGGLVAQKAILGLDQDNRNRISHLIMFGTPSNGIAPEVLTKQWNKKYSDMNSEGDYIKSLRKKWKDTFNDNYPFKLKVAASTEDEYVTLESCHGPFNEEYREYVDDKHLAMVKPKDEKDDAYSLILNTLTGSKFFNQYANKEEINLTLGKYDAVVKELLPRKDDLDPRGLTQLIFALEGLERKDDITDILNSHPITQDVKKHTDLMGITAGRHKRDYLKTFSYKSSQLSRDYYSKALEISVENEVHSQIYYHAINLAFLSIVTDPVTGKSEMKKYANQALEATSHCDDDLWKFATVAEANMYLGHLETAKEYYIKASEGIGVREKISMHTNAYEGYVALTKKEDDEFTQFLKARLLS, encoded by the coding sequence ATGAGAACACTTGATAATGCATATGCACTCGTCATTGGAGTAGATTGTGATCAAAAAACACCACAACCTGAACGCGATGCAAAAGCCATTTATAATGTGCTTTGTGACCAGTCACTGTGCGGATATAAAGAGGAAAACGTTAGGCTTCTTGCAGACAAAGAAGCTACCATGCAAAGAATCCTTGATGAGTTAGATGACATTATTAAAAAAACTGATGAGAAATCCTCTTTTTTATTATACTATTCTGGCCATGGTGGTTATTCTAAGCAGTATAATCTTTCATATTTATGTCCTTATGATTATGGAAATGATCAATCAAAGCATGTAACTGGTAAAGAATTGAGAGAAAAAATTAGTGAAATGAAATCAAAAAGAATTTTTATTCTTTTTGATTGTTGCCATTCGGGGGCTTTTTTCGAAGAGAAAAAAGATGAAATTATTTCACAAACTATATCAAATAATACACGTCAGCAAATTATTCGCGAGAACTCAACCCTTGAAGGTCTTGCTCAAGAGATTGATGATGAACAAGGTATGGTCATAGTGGCTTCTTCGCAAGCCGATGAGCAATCATGGGGAGATTTTGAAAATGACGATTATAGTGTTTTTACAACATGCTTGATGGAGGCTTTCAAAGCAGAAAACATAAAACATAAAAAGTATTTGCCTGATGAATATATCAGAACTGTTAATACTATTAATTATGTTTTTGAAAGAACTCCTGAATTAATTAACATACTCAAAAAAAGAAGCGACATCGTAAAAGATCAGACTCCTTATTCTAATTTACAAATGAGTTCAGATTTTGCAATATGTTATATTCCCGAAGAACTAAAGCATAAAATAGCCACTAATAAATTTCAAAAACCATCTCAAAATACTGAAACGGTTATTTCAAAAAATAGCAATATTGAATTATGGGAAAGAGATGAAGGCAATAATTTGTTATTGTTTGTTCCTGGTTTTTCTGGAGAATCTAAAGGAACATTTGGAGACATCCCAAAATTATTGCAAGCAGATTCGAATTTTGATGGATGGGCTATGAAATCATTGGGTTATTCATCGGGAGTTCAACCTAAACTCGGTAAGGATATTTGGGGAGCTATTCGTGATCTAGATATCATTGCTGGAAACCTAAGAACCTCTATTAAAAATAAATTCCGTAATTATGATCGGATTGCTATTGTCGCGCACAGTTTAGGTGGGTTAGTCGCCCAAAAGGCAATATTAGGTTTAGACCAAGACAATAGAAATAGAATTTCTCATCTTATTATGTTTGGAACTCCAAGTAATGGAATTGCTCCAGAAGTTTTAACCAAACAATGGAATAAAAAGTATAGTGACATGAATAGTGAGGGTGATTATATAAAATCTTTGCGCAAGAAATGGAAAGACACATTTAATGATAACTATCCTTTTAAATTAAAAGTCGCAGCCTCTACTGAGGATGAATATGTTACTCTAGAATCATGCCATGGGCCTTTCAATGAAGAATACCGTGAATATGTAGATGATAAGCATTTGGCTATGGTAAAACCAAAAGATGAAAAAGATGATGCTTATTCATTAATATTAAATACATTAACCGGCAGCAAATTCTTTAATCAATACGCTAACAAAGAGGAAATAAATTTGACTCTCGGGAAATATGATGCCGTTGTTAAAGAACTGTTACCAAGAAAAGATGACCTTGATCCTAGAGGTTTAACACAGCTTATTTTTGCGCTTGAAGGTCTTGAGCGTAAAGATGATATTACTGATATTTTAAACAGTCACCCTATTACTCAAGATGTAAAAAAACATACAGATTTAATGGGAATCACTGCTGGTCGTCATAAACGTGATTACTTAAAAACATTTTCATATAAATCAAGTCAATTATCTCGTGATTATTATAGTAAGGCACTGGAAATTTCTGTCGAAAATGAAGTCCACTCACAAATTTATTATCATGCCATAAACTTAGCGTTTTTAAGTATTGTTACTGATCCTGTAACTGGCAAATCTGAAATGAAAAAATATGCTAATCAAGCATTAGAAGCAACTAGCCATTGTGATGATGATCTATGGAAATTTGCAACTGTTGCCGAAGCAAATATGTATTTAGGTCATCTAGAAACTGCAAAAGAATATTATATAAAGGCCTCTGAGGGTATTGGTGTAAGAGAAAAAATATCTATGCATACGAATGCTTATGAAGGATACGTCGCTTTAACAAAAAAAGAAGATGATGAGTTTACGCAATTTTTGAAAGCGCGCTTATTAAGTTAA
- a CDS encoding toll/interleukin-1 receptor domain-containing protein, which translates to MSAETIFVSYSSDDRPFALGLVKELQSLGANVWIDQLGIGLGENWDNAIEEALEKSETFMLILSPTSVESQNVQDEVSIAINTKKKLVPILIKECELPMRLQRRQYADLTSNPDKAINDILTFLGLKEKASASLDKILSLIGVSEAPKKVVQKITEESTGKVIQQEVNAEDLLVSDAEIDRAIAMHKKGIKKNWQMTIITAVISVMLSILVFVFRDSDFLRIDPMYSIIGCLSINLLSVRLYGSMKKRLRNIDLIELLKLKRERLTRVVNKLTNKEIDDLNNEFYNYITI; encoded by the coding sequence ATGAGTGCTGAAACTATTTTTGTCAGTTACTCCAGTGACGACAGACCGTTCGCACTAGGACTTGTAAAAGAATTACAAAGTTTAGGAGCAAATGTCTGGATAGATCAATTAGGTATCGGTCTAGGCGAAAACTGGGATAATGCAATTGAAGAAGCTTTAGAAAAATCAGAAACATTTATGCTTATTTTATCACCTACATCCGTTGAATCACAAAATGTTCAGGATGAGGTGTCAATAGCGATAAATACAAAGAAGAAGCTTGTTCCCATTCTAATTAAAGAATGTGAATTACCTATGCGATTACAACGAAGACAATATGCTGATTTAACCAGCAATCCTGATAAAGCTATTAATGATATTTTAACTTTTCTTGGATTAAAAGAAAAGGCCTCTGCTAGCTTAGACAAAATATTGTCACTTATTGGAGTTTCCGAAGCACCAAAAAAAGTAGTACAAAAAATCACAGAAGAGTCAACAGGTAAAGTAATTCAACAAGAAGTTAATGCAGAAGATTTACTAGTTTCTGATGCTGAAATTGACCGAGCCATAGCAATGCATAAAAAAGGAATTAAAAAGAACTGGCAAATGACTATTATTACTGCTGTCATAAGCGTAATGTTATCAATTCTAGTTTTTGTTTTTAGAGATTCCGATTTTTTACGCATCGATCCTATGTATTCAATTATAGGTTGTTTATCAATTAATTTATTATCTGTTAGATTATACGGCAGCATGAAGAAAAGACTGAGGAACATTGATTTAATTGAACTTTTAAAGTTAAAAAGAGAACGCTTAACTCGAGTAGTAAATAAATTAACGAATAAAGAAATTGACGATTTAAATAACGAATTCTACAATTATATTACTATATAA